Genomic segment of Rhodocaloribacter litoris:
CGCTCCGGTGCAACGAACGCCTCCTTTTTCCGAATACCGGCCCGGAACCCGCTCCCTTTCAACCCGACCCGCTCGCTCCATGAACCACCCGTTCCTTCCCCGCACGTACACACCGGCCCTGCTCTGCGCCACCCTCCTGCTCGTTCCCACGCCTGGCCGGGCCCAGACGGCCGAAGCCGAGGTGCGCCAGGTCATCCACCAGCTCTTCGACGGCATGCGGGCCGGCGACAGCACCATGGTCCGCGCCGTCTTCGACCCCACCGCCCGCCTGGTGACCACCTTCACCGATGCCGACGGCACCCCCTCCCTCCGCGAAGGCTCGGTCGACCGCTTCGTGCAGGCCGTCGGCGCACCCCACGACGAGGTATGGGACGAGCGCATCTGGGATCTGGACATCAAAGTGGACGACAACCTGGCCGCCGCCTGGATGAAATACGCCTTTTTCGCCGGCGAACGCTTCAGCCACTGCGGCGTTAACGTGTTCGTCCTGGCCCGTCGCCCCGACGGCTGGAAGACGGTCTACCTGGCCGACACCCGCCGCCGTGGGGACGCCTGCGAGATGCCTCCCGACCGGTAACACCGACCTCCATGGCCGAACCCAAACGCGCGATCTTCGCCTCGGGCTGCTTCTGGGGTACCGAATACCATTTCCAGCGTGCCCCCGGTGTCCTCTCCACCCGCGTCGGCTACACCGGAGGCCACAAGCCCAACCCGACCTACCGCGACGTCTGCTCCGGCACGACGGGCCATGCCGAGGCCGTCGAGGTGTACTACGACCCGGAAAAGACCACCTATGAGGCGCTGGCCCGGCTGTTCTTCGAAACGCACGACCCCACGCAGGTCAACCGCCAGGGCCCCGACGTCGGCGAACAATACCGCTCCGCCATCTTCTACCTGGACGAGGAGCAGAAGGAGGTGGCCGAGCGGCTCATCCGCATCCTCCGGGAGAAAGGCTACGACGTCGCCACCGAGGTCACCCCGGCCTCGACCTTCTGGCCGGCGGAATCCTACCACCAGAAGTACTACGAGGCCACGGGCAAAACCCCCTACTGCCACGTCTACACGAAACGTTTCTGACCCGCTGCGCAGCAGGCTGCGGCCGACGCGACGCCCGGCAGACGACGCCTACCCTTCGGCTTC
This window contains:
- a CDS encoding nuclear transport factor 2 family protein codes for the protein MNHPFLPRTYTPALLCATLLLVPTPGRAQTAEAEVRQVIHQLFDGMRAGDSTMVRAVFDPTARLVTTFTDADGTPSLREGSVDRFVQAVGAPHDEVWDERIWDLDIKVDDNLAAAWMKYAFFAGERFSHCGVNVFVLARRPDGWKTVYLADTRRRGDACEMPPDR
- the msrA gene encoding peptide-methionine (S)-S-oxide reductase MsrA, with translation MAEPKRAIFASGCFWGTEYHFQRAPGVLSTRVGYTGGHKPNPTYRDVCSGTTGHAEAVEVYYDPEKTTYEALARLFFETHDPTQVNRQGPDVGEQYRSAIFYLDEEQKEVAERLIRILREKGYDVATEVTPASTFWPAESYHQKYYEATGKTPYCHVYTKRF